A part of Aspergillus oryzae RIB40 DNA, chromosome 7 genomic DNA contains:
- a CDS encoding Zn(II)2Cys6 transcription factor (predicted protein) has product MATLTDEQSIQSHPTRTRSFGGCTTCRSRHVKCDEGRPTCAMCRYFGFVCAGYEKGIFFDFESSTDERRFRRPLLTEAEQERMSQWLVSSVPPESALQLLTRIDDLCEKAAPFRDLQVDCGPFGAFRLSQLPSAPSPDIVPEETLDPLSSSPPEDVVRFDDDFTASSEPPLTPRTQRILESIFGQAPNPTSPDTDTGDMAMDLCRIEAVLNDAPLSNFQDFPMTSMTAEQQPQYLHNTDLAPIPPPNPCFSLTTTSKTVPQEVMLLLKHYTTTVISLMTPIRHAKTPWHILFIPHAKTCLAALTLNEDLDNASLAAFYGILAISAFSLSGLSQSQMWLAQGTAYKQQALKHAKLMLRTAYDIPKVSKYKSTMIALLTMVYVSMFSVDREQTEYFFLETERLIRLRGLKRKKSRKVRLLHHCYAFERFFYESTFTGGMNSRQRHYFRRSIESSGLAQYSRDDLSFRLRGWENLDQEMMEVKSQEDGENDLHLERPGIFSATLYPEIFGVPESWVQLLSLVIRLGREKDIAESHDLPNPLTLKDFSSRAKAIERRINNLERPGQAQLDEHLNDMLDAMHQALSIYFYRRVYDMEASILQQKVIAVRDCLWRCADPPMLHASAGVIWAAFIAACEAEDRELQMSFSKWFQDSAQRSGLSSFRETMTRIEKIWREKRCGNGISATWLNLMRIDASFTVG; this is encoded by the coding sequence GAAGGGCatcttttttgactttgagAGTTCGACGGACGAACGACGCTTCCGTCGGCCCTTGCTTACAGAGGCGGAACAAGAGCGTATGAGCCAATGGCTTGTTTCAAGCGTCCCACCGGAGTCTGCCCTGCAGTTACTGACTCGCATTGACGATCTGTGTGAGAAGGCGGCTCCTTTTCGGGATCTACAGGTGGATTGTGGGCCTTTCGGGGCGTTCAGATTGAGTCAATTACCTTCCGCTCCTTCACCGGATATCgttccagaagaaacacTGGATCCATTGAGCAGTAGCCCACCAGAGGACGTGGTTAGATTCGACGACGATTTCACAGCTTCATCAGAACCCCCATTGACGCCGCGTACTCAGAGAATCCTCGAGTCAATATTCGGCCAGGCGCCCAACCCGACATCCCCAGATACGGATACAGGAGACATGGCAATGGACCTCTGTCGCATTGAAGCCGTGCTCAACGATGCACCTCTATCCAACTTCCAAGACTTCCCCATGACATCCATGACAGCAGAACAACAGCCCCAGTACCTACACAATACCGACCTAGCCCCAATACCTCCCCCAAACCCCTGTTTCTCCCTAACGACGACCAGCAAAACAGTCCCCCAAGAAGTAATGCTCTTACTAAAACACTACACAACAACCGTGATAAGCCTCATGACCCCAATCCGCCACGCAAAAACCCCCTGGcacatcctcttcatcccCCACGCCAAGACCTGTCTCGCAGCCCTCACTCTAAACGAAGACCTCGACAACGCCAGCCTAGCAGCCTTCTACGGCATACTGGCAATCAGCGCATTCAGCCTCAGCGGCCTCTCCCAGTCCCAGATGTGGCTGGCCCAGGGAACCGCCTACAAGCAACAAGCGCTTAAACACGCCAAACTAATGTTGAGAACGGCATACGATATTCCAAAAGTGTCCAAGTATAAATCCACAATGATCGCCCTCCTCACCATGGTCTATGTATCAATGTTCTCTGTCGACAGGGAGCAAACAGAATACTTCTTCCTGGAAACGGAAAGACTTATTAGGTTGCGGGGTCTGAAACGGAAGAAATCACGCAAGGTCCGTCTGCTCCACCATTGCTATGCCTTCGAGCGGTTCTTCTACGAGAGTACCTTTACGGGAGGTATGAACTCACGCCAACGACATTATTTCCGGCGATCTATTGAATCGAGCGGTCTGGCTCAATATAGTAGAGATGACCTTTCCTTCCGGCTACGCGGATGGGAGAATCTCGATCAGGAGATGATGGAAGTGAAGAGTCAGGAAGACGGGGAAAATGATTTACATCTTGAACGGCCGGGGATCTTCTCGGCGACTCTGTACCCTGAGATCTTTGGCGTCCCGGAATCATGGGTTCAGTTGTTATCATTGGTGATTCGGCTCgggagggagaaagataTCGCAGAGAGTCATGATCTGCCGAATCCACTTACTTTGAAAGACTTTTCGAGTCGGGCGAAGGCAATTGAGAGGCGGATTAATAACCTCGAACGGCCGGGTCAAGCCCAGCTTGATGAGCATTTGAATGATATGCTTGATGCGATGCACCAGGCGTTGTCTATCTACTTCTACCGAAGGGTGTATGATATGGAAGCTTCGATACTGCAGCAGAAGGTCATTGCTGTCAGGGATTGTCTGTGGCGTTGTGCGGATCCTCCTATGTTGCATGCCTCTGCCGGGGTTATTTGGGCTGCTTTTATTGCTGCTTGTGAGGCTGAGGATCGGGAGCTGCAGATGTCGTTTTCGAAATGGTTCCAGGATTCGGCGCAGCGCAGTGGGTTATCTTCGTTTCGGGAGACAATGACTCGGATTGAGAAAATCTGGAGAGAGAAACGTTGTGGGAATGGGATCAGTGCCACATGGCTTAATTTGATGAGAATAGATGCTTCTTTTACGGTAGGATAG